In a single window of the Penaeus monodon isolate SGIC_2016 chromosome 3, NSTDA_Pmon_1, whole genome shotgun sequence genome:
- the LOC119585500 gene encoding chymotrypsinogen A-like has product MESEGRWKGRRFRRRGSVLLTRRCVTVISNFPQDYPKDSRCLWVFEGVESATKITSCCRTLHLQHSRSCKQDKLIFGDGDGRKEKFCGRKRGGLAWESETGWLSLFFRSNARGQRRGFTCNVCASGPPPITSPFCTCGRRNIPLTPSRIIGGVPTYPQEYPWQVGITKPLHMRPYCGGTIISNTWILTAAHCNVQVDDVVLIGAHNWCQCQPPPLRIQVKQVYNSPDYNQYTRDSDIALLEVSREIPFPVDNSIAPVCLPYQSIYNETGSAIATGWGVTYPEGKRSCVLRDADIPTMRDAACSYWWPGKITASMMCAGIDVKGTCSFDVGGPLVSGPTGGTGPFVQIGVTSWWAAMCDRPQVFTRVMEFIPWIKATSGNESNSCLPWS; this is encoded by the exons ATGGAAAGcgagggaagatggaaggggagaag GTTTCGACGACGTGGGTCTGTACTGCTCACCAGGCGATGTGTTACCGTCATCTCTAACTTCCCTCAAGACTACCCCAAGGATTCCAGGTGTCTGTGGGTGTTCGAG GGAGTCGAGTCGGCGACCAAAATCACGAGCTGTTGCAGGACCTTGCATCTGCAACACAGCCGCAGTTGCAAGCAGGATAAGCTGATCTTTGGCGACGGGGACGGACGCAAGGAAAA ATTCTGCGGGCGCAAGAGAGGCGGCCTCGCGTGGGAGAGCGAGACGGGATGGCTCAGTCTGTTCTTCAGGTCCAACGCTCGCGGCCAAAGACGGGGCTTCACCTGCAACGTCTGTGCTTCAG GCCCCCCTCCTATTACGTCACCATTTTGCA CCTGCGGGCGTAGAAACATCCCGCTCACGCCCAGTCGCATCATCGGGGGCGTGCCGACATACCCCCAGGAGTACCCGTGGCAAGTGGGCATCACCAAACCCCTGCACATGAGGCCTTACTGTGGCGGGACCATTATCTCTAACACGTGGATTCTCACAGCTGCTCACTGCAATGTCCA AGTTGATGACGTGGTGTTGATCGGAGCGCACAACTGGTGCCAGTGTCAGCCGCCTCCTCTGCGCATCCAGGTCAAGCAG GTGTACAACAGCCCAGACTACAACCAGTACACCCGAGACAGTGACATCGCTCTCCTCGAAGTCTCCCGCGAGATCCCCTTCCCGGTAGACAACAGCATCGCACCGGTTTGTCTTCCTTACCAGTCCATCTACAACGAGACCGGGAGCGCCATCGCCACCGGCTGGGGCGTTACTTATCCCG AGGGAAAGCGCTCGTGTGTGCTTCGCGACGCGGATATCCCGACCATGAGAGACGCCGCGTGCAGCTACTGGTGGCCCGGAAAAATCACCGCCAGCATGATGTGTGCGGGAATCGACGTCAAGGGAACGTGCTCG TTCGACGTCGGGGGGCCCCTCGTGAGCGGCCCGACCGGCGGGACCGGGCCGTTCGTGCAGATCGGCGTGACGTCATGGTGGGCTGCCATGTGCGACCGGCCTCAGGTCTTCACGCGGGTTATGG AATTCATCCCCTGGATAAAGGCAACTTCTGGCAACGAATCTAACTCCTGTTTACCGTGGTCTTAA